A region from the Leptospira venezuelensis genome encodes:
- a CDS encoding acyl-CoA thioesterase, with product MQNKIYTISKIIRMQHCDPGGVVFTPQYFNLFVEAIEDWFREGIGFGFPQMVTNDSQGIPAMKIIAKFYNPSKLGDILSFHVRVKRLRRQNILINIEATCNGEKRCSGDFLHGFASLASLSLINWPQDVRRKLEEYL from the coding sequence ATGCAGAATAAAATTTATACTATCAGCAAAATAATTCGAATGCAGCATTGTGACCCCGGAGGTGTAGTCTTCACTCCTCAGTATTTCAATTTGTTTGTAGAAGCTATAGAAGACTGGTTCAGAGAAGGGATCGGATTCGGATTTCCACAAATGGTGACCAATGATTCTCAAGGCATTCCTGCAATGAAAATTATCGCTAAATTCTATAACCCATCAAAGTTAGGAGATATATTAAGTTTTCATGTAAGAGTGAAACGTTTGAGGCGCCAAAATATATTAATCAATATAGAAGCTACCTGTAACGGCGAAAAAAGATGCTCTGGAGATTTTTTACACGGATTCGCATCTTTAGCAAGCTTAAGCCTGATTAATTGGCCTCAGGATGTTCGCAGAAAATTAGAGGAATATCTATGA
- a CDS encoding alpha/beta fold hydrolase: MSIELLEKQNIFPFPSDFPEVRSKYIEANGQKFFLLESGPKDGRPLLLLHGFPEFSYAWKNQIGYFAKLGYFVIAPDQRGYARSSKPKSISDYGLDILSEDIISILDVYGISKTDIIAHDWGGAVAYWTLSKFPERFRKACILNVPHPTIMKRKILSDKSQRKKSMYILFFRIPWLPEFLLSRLNFRKLERSLTKTSMKGAFSPEEISIYKEVWAIPGCIKSMLHWYRAAVKNPPKLIRTRKIKVPTRIFWGEKDRFLAKEMAEETLELFSDASVRFFSKGTHWIHHEIPEILNPELESFLMEE; the protein is encoded by the coding sequence ATGTCTATCGAACTATTAGAGAAGCAAAATATATTCCCATTTCCTTCCGACTTTCCAGAAGTCCGTTCTAAATACATAGAAGCTAACGGACAAAAATTTTTCTTACTAGAGTCAGGCCCTAAAGACGGAAGACCATTACTTCTATTGCATGGATTTCCTGAATTTTCTTATGCTTGGAAAAATCAAATTGGTTACTTTGCAAAACTTGGATATTTTGTGATCGCTCCAGATCAAAGAGGATATGCAAGAAGTTCCAAACCTAAATCAATTTCAGACTACGGATTGGATATTTTATCCGAAGATATCATTTCAATTTTAGATGTTTATGGAATTTCTAAAACAGATATTATCGCTCATGATTGGGGAGGGGCTGTAGCGTATTGGACTCTTTCTAAGTTCCCTGAACGATTTAGAAAAGCATGTATATTAAATGTTCCTCATCCAACGATCATGAAACGAAAAATCCTTTCTGATAAGTCTCAAAGGAAGAAGAGTATGTACATCCTTTTCTTTCGGATTCCTTGGTTACCTGAGTTCTTACTCTCCAGATTAAATTTCAGAAAATTAGAAAGATCCTTAACCAAAACATCTATGAAAGGAGCATTCTCTCCAGAAGAGATCTCTATATATAAAGAAGTCTGGGCAATTCCCGGATGTATAAAATCAATGCTTCATTGGTATCGGGCAGCAGTCAAGAATCCTCCTAAATTGATACGAACTAGAAAAATTAAAGTACCTACTCGCATTTTCTGGGGAGAAAAAGATAGGTTTTTAGCAAAAGAAATGGCGGAAGAGACCCTAGAATTATTTTCTGATGCTTCAGTTCGTTTTTTTTCGAAGGGCACTCATTGGATCCATCATGAGATCCCTGAAATATTGAACCCAGAATTGGAGTCCTTTTTAATGGAAGAATAG
- a CDS encoding M23 family metallopeptidase, which produces MSKNILLFVSLVIFSSSLHFAKEPNKKKKEEPKKASVLPKLNQVALNSKSEKKKEEKKTETVVSAEKKISKRLKGEIVEKQEELFSFSLAGRKFAQGELLFLKIKPLPKILDKLGNFTINWEGQEIPFNLRDGYILTFLPVSPEFSKPYGVLELTEKHLFTKNDSKKYEIPIQKTYFATSKVSHLTMDKQYTTDELSDETKAFIKECSEAKAKAFQSKSDLQVETDFEYPVHNPILNSPFYKRRIYNKEKGRPHGGSDFKGGVGDPIYAINDGTVILARSMYYEGNFTVIDHGLEIYSLYMHQSEILVKPGDKVKKGDLIGKIGSTGMSTGPHLHLGLRVLGTMIDPLSVVQTDLVNVKSKRPKP; this is translated from the coding sequence ATTTCTAAAAACATATTACTATTTGTTTCCTTAGTCATTTTTTCTAGCTCCTTACATTTTGCAAAAGAGCCCAATAAAAAGAAAAAAGAAGAACCTAAAAAGGCTTCTGTTCTTCCTAAGCTAAATCAAGTAGCTTTAAATTCTAAATCTGAAAAGAAGAAGGAAGAAAAAAAAACTGAGACTGTTGTTTCCGCTGAGAAGAAAATATCCAAAAGGCTGAAAGGTGAAATCGTAGAAAAACAGGAAGAACTGTTTTCATTCTCTCTTGCCGGCAGAAAATTCGCGCAAGGGGAACTTCTTTTTTTAAAAATAAAACCTTTGCCTAAAATTTTAGATAAGCTCGGAAATTTCACAATCAACTGGGAAGGACAGGAGATACCATTTAATTTAAGAGATGGTTATATTCTCACCTTTCTTCCTGTTTCGCCAGAATTTTCCAAACCATATGGAGTTTTGGAATTAACTGAAAAGCATCTTTTTACTAAAAACGATTCCAAGAAGTACGAGATCCCAATCCAAAAGACTTATTTCGCAACTTCAAAAGTTTCGCATCTTACGATGGATAAACAGTACACAACTGACGAGCTTTCAGATGAAACAAAAGCTTTCATTAAAGAATGTTCAGAAGCAAAAGCAAAAGCATTTCAATCTAAGTCTGATCTTCAAGTGGAAACAGATTTTGAATATCCAGTTCATAATCCTATCTTAAACAGTCCTTTTTATAAGCGTAGGATCTATAATAAAGAGAAGGGTCGCCCACATGGTGGTTCCGATTTCAAGGGCGGTGTAGGAGATCCAATCTACGCAATCAACGACGGCACTGTCATCTTAGCAAGATCTATGTATTACGAAGGAAACTTCACCGTGATAGATCATGGCTTAGAAATATATTCCTTATATATGCACCAATCTGAAATTTTAGTAAAACCAGGCGATAAGGTGAAGAAGGGAGATTTGATTGGAAAGATAGGATCCACCGGTATGTCAACTGGCCCTCATTTACATTTAGGACTTAGAGTCTTAGGAACTATGATCGATCCGCTTTCAGTTGTTCAAACTGATCTAGTGAATGTAAAATCTAAAAGACCTAAACCCTAA